In one Corallococcus sp. EGB genomic region, the following are encoded:
- a CDS encoding glycosyltransferase family 4 protein — MSSSPPRIAFAIETTLGNAVFLHNLQRAMARRNDVVPVWLPIDEHADDVWEQLPLVRSKLSVRGGLRARSALHRASAEEPVRAAVVHTQRLAHLSHDFMRRVPSVISTDATPSGLEDYLRYYGLRTQHAGWVGRAKNALHRRTYAIAKGMLSFSQFTKRSLVEEYGVPDASVHVVWPSVDTTLWRPAPEKKPRDGVVRLLFVGGDLGRKGGKLLLRWARETRREHWRLDVVTSTPFEAPPGVRVHVGVKPNSPELIGLAQEADLFVLPTMADMSSWAIAEAKAAGLAVVTTPAGGVGELVRDGVDGRIVPVGDYAALANTLDALVQCPATLEAMGREARRMAEAHMDLDMACSRMLAFIRQVTGV, encoded by the coding sequence ATGTCGTCATCGCCCCCACGTATCGCCTTCGCCATCGAGACGACGCTCGGCAACGCGGTGTTCCTGCACAACCTGCAGCGGGCCATGGCGCGCCGGAACGACGTCGTGCCGGTGTGGCTGCCCATCGACGAGCACGCGGATGACGTCTGGGAGCAGCTGCCGCTGGTGCGCTCGAAGTTGTCCGTGCGCGGGGGCTTGAGGGCGCGCAGCGCGCTGCACCGGGCCTCCGCAGAGGAGCCGGTGCGGGCCGCGGTGGTGCACACGCAGCGGCTGGCGCACCTGTCGCACGACTTCATGCGCCGGGTGCCGAGCGTCATCTCCACGGACGCGACGCCGAGCGGGCTGGAGGACTACCTGCGCTACTACGGCCTGCGCACGCAGCACGCCGGTTGGGTGGGCCGGGCGAAGAACGCGCTGCACCGGCGCACGTACGCCATCGCGAAGGGGATGCTGTCCTTCTCTCAGTTCACCAAGCGCTCGCTGGTGGAGGAGTACGGCGTGCCCGACGCGAGCGTGCACGTCGTCTGGCCCAGCGTGGACACGACGCTGTGGCGGCCCGCGCCGGAGAAGAAGCCGAGGGATGGCGTGGTGCGGCTGCTCTTCGTGGGAGGCGACCTGGGGCGCAAGGGCGGCAAGCTGCTGTTGCGCTGGGCGCGGGAGACGCGGCGCGAGCACTGGCGGCTGGACGTGGTGACGTCCACGCCCTTCGAGGCGCCGCCGGGCGTGCGCGTCCACGTGGGGGTGAAGCCGAACTCGCCGGAGCTGATTGGCCTGGCGCAGGAGGCGGACCTCTTCGTGCTGCCGACGATGGCGGACATGTCGTCCTGGGCCATCGCGGAGGCGAAGGCGGCGGGGCTCGCGGTGGTGACGACGCCCGCGGGCGGCGTGGGCGAGCTGGTGCGTGACGGCGTGGATGGGCGCATCGTGCCGGTGGGCGACTACGCGGCCCTGGCGAACACGCTGGACGCGCTGGTGCAGTGCCCCGCGACGCTGGAGGCCATGGGACGGGAGGCCCGCCGGATGGCGGAGGCGCACATGGATCTGGACATGGCGTGTTCGCGGATGCTCGCGTTCATCCGTCAGGTGACGGGCGTCTGA
- a CDS encoding mechanosensitive ion channel family protein has protein sequence MDEVIVQLKSLALTEALPLLLKVIGALFIWFIGRTVIAGFRKVLDMGLQRRQLDATLIRYVGSLFTGSLTLMLIVGILGLMGVETTSFAALIAAAGIAIGAAWSGLLANFAAGIFLLVLRPFRVGEEIEAGGVVGIVQEIGLFVTTMDTSDNVRISVGNNQMFSDNIINYSHHPHRKMTVKVPLMHGVDVRVLQQVLLERLPTVKGVQATPAPQVEIAEFTLQGPILAVCIFCKPTEFNDTQANVGDAIAEVLLLVGYTVPTPALLAGAPPLAKAG, from the coding sequence ATGGATGAAGTCATTGTTCAACTGAAGTCACTGGCCCTGACCGAAGCGCTCCCGCTGCTGCTCAAGGTCATCGGGGCGCTGTTCATCTGGTTCATCGGGCGGACGGTCATCGCCGGCTTCCGCAAGGTGCTGGACATGGGCCTTCAGCGGCGGCAGCTGGACGCCACGCTGATCCGCTACGTCGGGTCGCTCTTCACCGGCTCGCTCACCCTGATGCTGATCGTCGGCATCCTGGGGTTGATGGGCGTGGAGACCACGTCCTTCGCCGCGCTCATCGCCGCCGCGGGCATCGCCATTGGCGCCGCGTGGTCCGGGCTGCTGGCCAACTTCGCCGCGGGCATCTTCCTCCTGGTGCTGCGCCCCTTCCGCGTGGGCGAGGAGATCGAAGCCGGTGGCGTCGTGGGCATCGTCCAGGAGATCGGCCTGTTCGTCACCACGATGGACACGTCCGACAACGTGCGGATCTCCGTGGGCAACAACCAGATGTTCAGCGACAACATCATCAACTACAGCCACCACCCGCACCGCAAGATGACGGTCAAGGTGCCGCTGATGCACGGCGTGGACGTACGGGTGCTGCAGCAGGTCCTGCTGGAGCGCCTGCCCACGGTGAAGGGCGTCCAGGCCACGCCCGCGCCCCAGGTGGAGATCGCGGAGTTCACCCTCCAGGGCCCCATCCTCGCGGTGTGCATCTTCTGCAAGCCCACCGAGTTCAACGACACGCAGGCCAACGTCGGTGATGCCATCGCGGAGGTCCTCCTGCTCGTGGGCTACACCGTGCCCACGCCGGCCCTGCTGGCCGGGGCGCCGCCGCTCGCGAAGGCGGGCTGA
- a CDS encoding hemolysin family protein, translating into MLVLANGVFAGAELGLLSVRKTRLKELLEQGSKSAKAVTALRDDPERLLATVQIGITVIGSTAAAFGGASIAQRLAVALTGLGVPEATASQVSFAGVVALVSYLSLVLGELVPKSLALRYSEQYALTLGRPLKALAWVMRPLVWFLTASSNLVLKLFGDKTNFSESRLSPDELQQLVEEASKQGTLDPRAGEIASRAFELGDLTLGDVMVTREHIVALRRHASTEEIRQVLLEHGHSRMPVYEGTLDNVVGYIVAKDLLGVAWEGHLIVLEDVLRPPLFLVESMRAIAAMKELQRRRMQLAVVVDEHGGVVGLVTVEDLVEELVGDILSESETPEVRVRREGPSVAVVQGEASLREVNRALGLELAESEDYSTVAGLCIALAGGAIPEPGAKLSLADGTVLEVMEASPRRVREVRVHLPRQPLQPEA; encoded by the coding sequence CTGCTGGTGCTGGCCAACGGCGTCTTCGCGGGCGCTGAGCTGGGCCTGCTGTCCGTGCGCAAGACGCGGCTGAAGGAGCTGCTCGAACAGGGCAGCAAGTCCGCGAAGGCGGTGACGGCGCTGCGGGATGATCCGGAGCGGCTGCTCGCCACGGTGCAGATTGGCATCACGGTGATTGGCTCCACGGCGGCGGCCTTCGGCGGCGCGAGCATCGCGCAGCGGCTGGCCGTCGCGCTGACCGGGCTGGGCGTGCCGGAGGCCACCGCGAGCCAGGTGTCGTTCGCGGGCGTGGTCGCGCTGGTGTCGTACCTGTCGCTGGTGCTGGGGGAGCTGGTCCCCAAGTCCCTGGCGCTGCGCTACTCCGAACAGTATGCGCTGACGCTGGGGCGGCCGCTCAAGGCGCTCGCGTGGGTGATGCGGCCGCTGGTGTGGTTTCTCACCGCGAGCTCCAACCTGGTGCTGAAGCTCTTCGGGGACAAGACGAACTTCTCCGAGTCGCGCCTGTCTCCGGACGAATTGCAGCAGCTGGTGGAGGAGGCCTCGAAGCAGGGCACGTTGGATCCGCGCGCGGGGGAGATTGCGTCGCGGGCCTTCGAGCTGGGGGATTTGACGCTGGGCGACGTGATGGTGACGCGCGAGCACATCGTCGCGCTGCGCCGGCACGCGAGCACGGAGGAGATCCGCCAGGTGCTGCTGGAGCACGGGCACTCGCGGATGCCGGTGTACGAGGGCACGCTGGACAACGTGGTGGGCTACATCGTGGCCAAGGACCTGCTGGGCGTGGCCTGGGAGGGGCACCTCATCGTCCTGGAGGACGTGCTGCGCCCGCCGCTGTTCCTGGTGGAGTCCATGCGCGCCATCGCGGCGATGAAGGAGCTGCAGCGCCGGCGGATGCAGCTGGCCGTGGTGGTGGACGAGCACGGCGGGGTGGTGGGGCTGGTGACGGTGGAGGACCTGGTGGAGGAGCTGGTGGGGGACATCCTCAGCGAGTCCGAGACGCCCGAGGTGCGCGTGCGGCGCGAGGGGCCCTCCGTCGCGGTGGTGCAGGGCGAGGCGAGCCTGCGCGAGGTGAACCGCGCGCTGGGGCTGGAGCTGGCGGAGAGCGAGGACTATTCCACCGTCGCGGGCCTGTGCATCGCGCTCGCGGGGGGCGCCATCCCGGAGCCGGGCGCGAAGCTGTCCCTGGCGGACGGCACGGTGCTGGAGGTGATGGAGGCGTCGCCGCGCCGCGTGCGCGAGGTGCGCGTCCACCTGCCGCGGCAGCCCTTGCAGCCGGAGGCGTGA